In Ostrinia nubilalis chromosome 12, ilOstNubi1.1, whole genome shotgun sequence, one DNA window encodes the following:
- the LOC135076915 gene encoding mitochondrial transcription rescue factor 1: MNSLWRRVIRPSYINNYIYKQVSSQRCVHNFMLKNINITSTVVKYPPIMLNSSRFKSKKQHAQDSDDEGDVQSDDSSLSRDSKVVKFNTTTMRTDVILKSALGVARNKIEQVFYESKIRVNGKKILKKSASVKVGDEVDVIKSVSPKNPDHLYVSRVEIINVAATEDNIVVTARRFKNLLIENYEKDPYKSGAVDPDTQ, encoded by the exons ATGAATTCGCTATGGAGGCGTGTAATAAGACCATCTTACATCAATAATTATATATATAAGCAAGTATCAAGCCAAAGATGCGTACACAATTTCATGttaaaaaacataaacataACCTCAACAGTAGTTAAATATCCTCCGATTATGCTAAACTCTTCGCGATTTAAGTCTAAAAAG CAACATGCACAGGACTCTGATGACGAAGGTGATGTACAGTCCGATGATTCTTCTTTGTCACGTGATTCCAAAGTAGTCAAATTCAACACCACTACCATGCGCACTGATGTTATACTGAAATCGGCACTTGGGGTAGCTAGGAA CAAAATAGAGCAAGTTTTTTATGAAAGCAAAATAAGAGTAAATGGAAAGAAAATTCTCAAAAAGAGTGCATCG GTAAAAGTTGGAGATGAGGTTGACGTGATCAAATCAGTCAGTCCCAAAAACCCTGACCACTTATATGTATCAAGAGTAGAAATTATAAATGTAGCTGCTACAGAAGATAATATTGTGGTCACAGCAAGAAGGTTTAAGAATTTACtaatagaaaattatgaaaaagaCCCTTATAAATCTGGAGCTGTGGATCCTGACACTCAATAA
- the LOC135076914 gene encoding DNA helicase MCM9-like, with translation MMILEYILKFHDQDCLQIISDEDNLGYFSIKIDFLKLFETHPDVGDKVLCNPVDSLPTCSRDIIKAQQKILEQDEYKQQVEKLNFKSLKKNVHARFFGLPVCPELHRTVFPKNIDLGCFLKVTGTVVRVTQAKMLEYQRKYVCMKCKYENEVEADFENRYILKAPAKCGNEDTRCKSSTFTQVHLVSREHCKDYQEIKIQELVNKLSIGTIPGSMWVVLENDLVDSCKPGDDVNICGTVRRRWRPTAQNKKAEVELVLQANFVEVCNSQQSDVVTAAPDVKECFSEFWSKFEGCPLKGRDRILASVCPQVYGLHLVKLAVLLTVITGSNHIAESEVEKNTSPDDSHTTRVRGQCHLLLVGDPGTGKSQLLRTGADLTARSVFTSGAGSTRAGLTCAALREDGEWQLEAGALVLSDGGVCCIDEISQLREHDRTAIHEAMEQQTISIAKAGIVCKLNTRCAVIAACNPKGHYQTDQPLSVNVSLQTPLLSRFDLIFILLDSKNKAWDKLVSSYILFGDSNLASKKEWSLEKLQMYISLVGPRPTTMTKSANTILQSYYMTQRKSEYRDPSRTTVRMLDSLVRLSQAHCRLMFRTTILPVDAIVAVSLVDLSMQDCTLSDTVDALHSTFQRCPDFDYLCTAKKLLTKLKLPDIWQNELLYYGKLLQVDHKTLENDVDKGNYQLFAKYDDVTDDNIPLSATLVTSSYFNGKKMRQNCDDEDAFKDKENTNNFNDANVNSKFAETLKKHATLNKEEKEIPKLVKKKNTNKRKRKEVTIDVKLVKNKKLKRSKKTEASSTDSEEDTRDETFILNAVPSVNDIFSELGIDLKFESENHDDKDNLELRNNEESDNHLYEGNIRKTNKQPDLNKMEKHTEKGESSTKKQTEMKVNKSTEKTKPAKESSNGATSNKTLDKLKQFQFTEKHDLSKFYEEKTEKQSPSKNTVVKIEDISTVSVPCSSKSAAKPKSSVTNSQISIFESFCDEDKTEKQSPNKNAKVKLEDSRVPCSANSPSKLKSVTNSQISIFESSDCDEENIEKQSPSNVPSIENSATKVRSVPNSQISIFESSDCDIDLDI, from the exons atgatgatattggaatatattttaaagttccACGATCAAGACTGTTTACAAATTATATCAGATGAAGACAATTTGGGCTATTTTAGTATCAAAATTGA CTTTCTGAAACTTTTTGAAACTCATCCAGATGTGGGTGACAAAGTTCTTTGCAATCCTGTAGACAGTTTGCCTACTTGTAGTAGGGACATAATAAAGGCCCAACAAAAGATATTAGAACAAGACGAATATAAACAACAAGTggaaaaactaaatttcaagtcgTTAAAGAAGAATGTACATGCTAGATTCTTTGGTTTGCCAGTTTGTCCTGAATTACATCGGACTGTATTTCCAAAAAATATAGATCTGGGATGTTTTTTGAAGGTCACAG gAACAGTTGTAAGAGTAACACAAGCAAAAATGTTAGAATATCAGAGAAAATATGTCTGCATGAAATGCAAGTATGAAAATGAAGTGGAAGCAGACTTTGAAAACAGATACATTTTGAAAGCACCAGCAAAGTGTGGGAATGAAGACACAAGGTGTAAAAGTTCAACTTTCACACAAGTTCACTTGGTATCAAGGGAACATTGTAAAGATTATCAGGAAATCAAAATTCAG GAGTTAGTAAATAAGTTAAGCATAGGAACTATACCTGGATCCATGTGGGTAGTACTTGAAAATGATCTGGTTGACAGTTGTAAGCCTGGAGATGATGTGAACATTTG TGGTACAGTTCGTCGCCGGTGGCGTCCTACCGCCCAGAACAAGAAAGCTGAAGTGGAGTTGGTGCTCCAAGCCAACTTTGTGGAAGTCTGCAATTCTCAACAGTCAGATGTGGTGACTGCTGCTCCTGATGTCAAAGAATGCTTCAGCGAATTCTGGTCTAAGTTCGAAGGTTGTCCTTTGAAAGGACGAGACCGTATATTAGCTTCAGTGTGTCCTCAG GTCTATGGCCTCCATTTGGTCAAACTGGCAGTGTTGCTGACTGTGATAACAGGCTCAAATCATATAGCAGAGAGTGAGGTGGAAAAAAATACGTCACCAGACGACAGCCATACTACTAGAGTGCGCGGGCAGTGCCACTTGCTGTTGGTAGGCGATCCAG GCACCGGCAAGTCACAGTTGCTACGTACGGGAGCGGATCTCACCGCGCGATCTGTGTTCACGTCTGGGGCGGGAAGCACTCGTGCTGGACTCACTTGTGCGGCGCTTAGG GAGGATGGCGAATGGCAGTTAGAAGCGGGAGCTTTAGTGCTGTCAGACGGCGGCGTGTGCTGTATCGACGAGATATCTCAGCTGCGCGAGCACGACCGTACCGCCATACACGAGGCTATGGAGCAGCAGACCATCTCCATCGCCAAG GCTGGCATCGTTTGCAAACTGAACACGCGTTGCGCGGTCATCGCCGCGTGCAACCCGAAGGGCCACTACCAAACTGATCAGCCTCTGAGTGTTAACGTATCGCTCCAGACTCCTTTGttaagtag GTTCGATTTGATATTCATTCTTTTGGATTCCAAGAACAAAGCATGGGATAAACTGGTTtcgtcatacattttatttggaGATTCCAATTTAGCTTCAAAAAAAGAGTGGAGCCTTGAAAAGTTACAG ATGTACATAAGCTTAGTGGGACCCCGACCGACAACCATGACGAAGTCTGCCAATACGATACTGCAGTCTTACTACATGACGCAAAGAAAATCGGAATACAGGGACCCGTCTCGTACCACTGTAAGAATGCTCGACAGTTTAGTAAG GCTGTCGCAAGCTCACTGCCGCCTTATGTTCCGCACAACCATACTGCCAGTGGACGCCATAGTAGCCGTCTCCCTTGTAGACCTCTCCATGCAGGACTGCACTTTGAGTGACACGGTGGATGCATTACATTCCACGTTCCAACGGTGCCCCGACTTTGACTACTTGTGTACAGCAAAGAAACTACTCACAAAACTAAAACTACCTGACATATGGCAAAATGAACTGTTATACTACGGAAAATTGCTCCAAGTAGATCATAAGACCTTAGAAAATGATGTCGATAAAGGAAATTATCAATTGTTCGCTAAATACGATGACGTCACAGATGATAACATTCCACTATCTGCTACTTTGGTGACCAGTTCATATTTTAACGGTAAGAAAATGCGGCAAAACTGTGATGATGAGGATGCTTTCAAAGACAAAGagaatacaaacaattttaatGATGCCAATGTGAACAGTAAATTCGCTGAAACATTAAAGAAACATGCAACATTAAACAAAGAAGAGAAAGAAATACCAAAATTAGTGAAGAAAAAGAATACAAACAAACGGAAAAGAAAAGAGGTGACTATTGATGTAAAGCTGGTGAAAAATAAGAAATTAAAGAGATCTAAGAAAACAGAAGCAAGTTCAACAGATAGTGAGGAAGACACAAGAGATGAAACATTTATTCTCAATGCTGTACCCAGTGTTAATGACATATTTTCTGAATTAGGAATAGATTTAAAATTTGAAAGTGAAAATCATGATGATAAAGATAATTTAGAATTAAGAAACAATGAGGAATCAGATAATCATTTATATGAAGGTAATAttagaaaaacaaacaaacagcCTGACCTAAATAAAATGGAAAAACATACTGAGAAGGGAGAATCATCTACAAAAAAACAAACTGAAATGAAAGTAAACAAAAGTACAGAGAAAACAAAACCAGCAAAAGAATCTTCAAATGGTGCAACTTCAAATAAAACATTAGATAAATTGAAACAATTTCAGTTCACAGAGAAACATGACCTGAGTAaattttatgaagaaaaaacTGAAAAACAGTCGCCAAGTAAAAATACTGTAGTGAAAATAGAAGATATTAGTACAGTTAGTGTTCCTTGTTCATCCAAAAGTGCTGCAAAACCGAAGTCGTCAGTAACCAACTCACAAATATCGATATTTGAAAGCTTCTGTGATGAAGATAAAACAGAAAAACAGTCGCCCAACAAAAACGCTAAAGTAAAATTAGAAGATTCTAGAGTTCCATGTTCAGCAAACAGTCCTAGCAAACTAAAGTCAGTAACTAACTCACAAATATCAATATTTGAAAGTTCAGACTGTGATGAAGAAAATATAGAAAAACAATCACCTAGCAATGTTCCCAGTATAGAAAACAGTGCTACAAAAGTGAGATCAGTGCCTAACTCCCAAATATCAATATTTGAAAGTTCAGACTGTGATATAGATTTAGATATCTAA
- the LOC135076681 gene encoding DNA polymerase delta subunit 3, with amino-acid sequence MNTLKEMLLDERKLVTYVSLSKEMCIHVNESKSLLKEIIDYLKKKDPDIQLNINYMISGLLETNKAQTTVCNETELDKFKNNLKVLFYQHVYSVSVGTPSVDNVSLMALNNLSDFSLCTGLVKSNSCVKRSPEEIGGLKTNSQQNVMIEQKPSSSGTKVVKQEKKNDNNKVNDVKQVTKIQETKSEPIIKSETISPKKESSSNNVQKSDNKKVNKSQKGIAGFFNKSNSVPAKKVVNGTKEIEQKNSLKQITPLVKDTTEVKVEKMDVDEEVPEQSEKVIEVSEQSKKVVESKKQDTVAPAKEKNKTLNTIKKNAKVDKKRKRVLHVSDSEDEEEKDDPFKPEPVAMEDSEDEIPPTPLVNTVKITSGIVNPKKKRKIVDKTYTDEDGYILTKKEEIYESCSENEEEASIKENVQHINKVKKEVSPPEKKNATKNTKKKIASPQKGKQATLMSFFKKVPQK; translated from the coding sequence ATGAATACTCTGAAAGAGATGTTGCTGGACGAACGGAAGCTAGTCACGTATGTATCACTTAGCAAAGAAATGTGTATTCATGTGAACGAAAGCAAGTCCCTTCTGAAAGAAATAATTGATTATCTAAAGAAGAAAGACCCCGATATTCAACTTAACATTAATTACATGATATCTGGATTGTTAGAAACCAATAAAGCTCAAACTACGGTTTGTAACGAGACAGAATTAGACAAATTTAAAAACAATCTGAAAGTGTTATTCTACCAACATGTGTACAGTGTAAGCGTGGGAACACCGTCAGTAGATAATGTCTCACTTATGGCACTTAATAACTTATCCGATTTTTCACTATGCACTGGACTTGTAAAGAGTAACTCTTGTGTTAAGAGGTCACCTGAAGAAATAGGAGGTTTGAAAACTAACAGCCAACAAAATGTAATGATTGAGCAGAAACCCAGTAGTTCTGGTACAAAAGTAGTcaaacaagaaaagaaaaatgaCAACAATAAAGTAAATGATGTCAAGCAAGTCACTAAGATTCAAGAAACAAAGTCGGAGCCCATTATTAAAAGTGAAACCATTTCACCTAAAAAAGAGTCTTCAAGCAACAATGTCCAGAAATCTGACAACAAAAAGGTCAACAAATCTCAAAAAGGTATTGCAGGATTTTTCAACAAATCTAATAGTGTCCCTGCTAAGAAAGTGGTAAATGGCACTAAAGAAATAGAACAAAAGAATAGTTTAAAGCAAATAACGCCTCTAGTGAAGGATACAACTGAAGTCAAAGTTGAGAAAATGGATGTGGATGAAGAAGTTCCTGAACAATCTGAGAAAGTTATAGAAGTTTCTGAACAATCCAAGAAAGTTGTAGAATCCAAGAAACAGGACACTGTAGCACCAGCAAAAGAGAAGAATAAAACACTCAATACAATTAAAAAGAATGCCAAAGTTgataagaaaagaaaaagagtTCTGCATGTCTCTGATAGTGAAGATGAAGAGGAGAAAGATGATCCTTTCAAACCAGAGCCTGTGGCTATGGAAGACTCTGAAGATGAGATTCCACCAACTCCATTAGTTAACACAGTCAAAATAACTTCAGGAATAGTCAACCccaagaaaaaaagaaagattgTGGATAAAACCTACACTGATGAGGATGGTTACATTTTAACTAAGAAGGAGGAAATCTATGAAAGTTGTTCTGAAAATGAGGAAGAAGCGAGTATTAAAGAAAATGTCCAACACATAAATAAGGTGAAGAAAGAAGTTTCACCCCCAGAAAAGAAAAATGctaccaaaaataccaaaaagaaGATAGCTTCACCTCAAAAAGGGAAACAAGCTACACTAATGAGTTTCTTCAAAAAAGTACCTcagaaataa
- the LOC135076916 gene encoding TAF5-like RNA polymerase II p300/CBP-associated factor-associated factor 65 kDa subunit 5L, which yields MSLIKKTRNDAVKAAVTSYLERRNYPDLDLFSSNNSLNRSAEQMAVATIVQCESSRANSILFSCINSDPGQYDVQYTKLVNFIKEINVEKVKNELLGLLCPLLCHLYLEMLRGGHGGQAQMFLKRHSASLPQKDLSYHQPIDGNLPSALYRPNSLEQLFNSLQNGTIDNETPEKDFMNQILDDIGSIYTLQEVETRPSIAAFRSCKYDIYLSQDALNMLKSYLAKQGHVLLIQVLQTWFHIDINSDTNKKNSDDEDQMEEEMNATRMNTEEKVPDVNDIFSKCNGHTEYPIVDKELRELQDAIRGVRESMAPLKLYKVAAPDSHLICATTDLNCNLLCGGFSNSEIRIWDLGQNNVKRIVNRNISEFELACFVPPEPTPEDNTLQVNTGQPLRGHTGPIQAVKVLAQEQLILSVSHDNTMRAWRLFDYSCASVYRGHNYPIWCMDIAENSPFIVTGSHDRTAKLWSLDRTFPVRVFVGHNSDVTAVKFHPNEAYIATGGADRSVRLWTVCDARLVRVLWGHRGVVRALAFAPSGDYLASAGDDKKIKIWDLGTCTSVHEHRGHHGKITALDWSAVGKASLTNRVQSDPSDLSIENSLLCSAGMDGVVKVLWDNHPKNKQVSSQDVQSATYNTKCSYLVDVQVHPDWVVAIGTKR from the exons ATGTCTTTGATAAAAAAGACTCGAAATGATGCAGTCAAAGCTGCAGTTACTTCATACCTTGAACGTCGAAATTACCcg GACCTCGATTTGTTTAGTAGCAATAATTCATTGAATAGAAGCGCTGAACAAATGGCAGTCGCCACAATAGTACAGTGTGAATCCAGCAGAGCAAATTCCATCTTGTTCTCTTGCATCAATAGTGATCCTGGCCAGTATGATGTTCAGTACACAAA ATTAGTAAACTTCATCAAAGAGATAAATGTTGAGAAAGTTAAAAATGAATTACTTGGCTTACTATGTCCGTTGCTCTGCCATCTCTACCTTGAGATGCTGAGAGGAGGCCATGGAGGACAGGCACAAATGTTCCTCAAAAGGCACTCAGCCTCATTGCCCCAAAAAGACCTCTCCTACCACCAACCAATAGATGGCAACCTTCCCTCTGCTTTATATCGGCCCAACAGTTTAGAACAACTGTTCAATTCGTTGCAAAATGGCACAATTGATAATGAAACGCCTGAGAAAGATTTCATGAATCAAATACTCGATGATATTGGTTCCATTTACACTTTACAAGAAGTAGAAACAAGGCCTTCTATTGCTGCATTTAG ATCATGCAAATACGATATTTACCTGTCTCAAGATGCTCTCAACATGCTCAAAAGCTATTTGGCCAAGCAAGGGCATGTCTTATTGATACAAGTACTGCAGACTTGGTTTCACATTGATATAAATAGTGACACCAATAAAAAGAATTCA GATGATGAAGATCAAATGGAAGAAGAAATGAATGCCACCAGAATGAATACAGAAGAGAAGGTACCTGATGTAAATG ACATATTCTCAAAATGTAATGGCCACACAGAATACCCAATAGTTGATAAAGAATTACGAGAATTGCAAGATGCTATAAGGGGGGTAAGAGAGTCCATGGCGCCACTTAAACTTTATAAAGTAGCTGCACCTGATTCTCA CTTAATATGTGCTACGACAGATCTGAACTGCAATTTGCTATGTGGTGGCTTCAGCAACTCAGAAATTAGGATATGGGACCTTGGACAAAATAATGTGAAGCGCATAGTGAACCGCAATATATCAGAGTTTGAATTGGCCTGTTTTGTTCCACCTGAACCTACACCCGAGGATAACACTTT ACAAGTGAACACAGGGCAGCCTCTTAGAGGTCACACGGGTCCCATCCAAGCGGTGAAGGTGCTAGCTCAGGAGCAATTGATCCTGTCTGTCTCGCATGATAACACCATGAGAGCGTGGCGACTTTTCGACTACTCTTGCGCATCTGTTTACAG GGGCCACAACTATCCAATTTGGTGCATGGATATTGCAGAAAATTCACCATTCATAGTAACAGGATCTCACGACAGAACTGCGAAGCTTTGGTCCCTAGACAGAACCTTCCCAGTAAGGGTATTTGTGGGGCACAATTCTGATGTCacg GCCGTAAAGTTTCACCCAAACGAGGCGTACATAGCGACAGGTGGGGCAGACCGCTCCGTGCGTCTATGGACCGTGTGCGACGCGCGACTGGTGCGGGTGTTGTGGGGACACCGTGGCGTGGTGCGAGCGCTCGCATTCGCACCGTCTGGCGACTACCTCGCCAGCGCTG GTGATGATAAGAAAATCAAGATATGGGATTTAGGAACTTGCACCTCTGTGCATGAACACAGGGGACACCATGGAAAGATCACTGCCCTCGACTGGTCAGCTGTGGGGAAAGCCAGTCTTACAAACAGAGTCCAGTCTGATCCAAGTGATTTGTCCATAGAGAATTCACTTCTCTGCTCTGCTGGAATGGATGGAGTAGTCAAAGTTCTATGGGATAATCATCCTAagaataa ACAAGTATCCAGCCAAGATGTGCAGTCTGCAACTTACAACACAAAATGCTCATATCTGGTAGATGTACAAGTCCATCCTGACTGGGTGGTGGCGATTGGAACAAAAAGATAA